The sequence below is a genomic window from Trichosurus vulpecula isolate mTriVul1 chromosome 5, mTriVul1.pri, whole genome shotgun sequence.
GTTGTAGAAAGGCAATGGTTTTAGAAACAAAGTTGGATTTTTATTActctattaaaataaatttagaaacatgatatttctaaattattttttggtTTCCTATGAAAGTAAACTTTGTAATCCTGGTTTTAAGGTGTAAAACTGGTTAGTTACATGTTTCACTATATTCAAAATTCCAAGGGTAATTTTAACAGCAATTAAACTGTGTTTTAAGACTTTTATATCTCATTGATATGTACAATGATAAATCAATTTCAATCACTAAGTTCTTCCTCATCACTGAAATATGCACTTTTCTTTATCCTTGGGCGTCTTGAATCATCTGATGTTGAAGGTTCCCCTGCACTGGGTTTCCATCTTTGTTGGTCTTCTTCAATTTTGGCTTGCTATATAatggatttaagaaaaaaaggttaGATATTACTTCTTTTATACTGAGAATAACCAAAACTTACAATAGTATTTTTATTATGCAAAATTATCTTTGCATACTTTTTAATGAAAGTCAGTGTAATGCAATGGATAATGCAGCGGACAGACAGTCATGAGACTtgggttgtaatcctagctccaacACTAATAAGATGTATATAATCACAGGCAAGACACTGAATCTTTcaaagcctgtttcctcatctgtggaatgagaGTGACAATACTTGTACtaagactgttgtgaggaaatTGCTTTGCAAGCGTTtacacattatataaatgccaaatGTCAGTACTGGTCAAATGACtggaaaaaagaatttgacttATGCTTTTTTCATTAAATAACCCGAGCTACAGTATCATAAaaaataatgacttttttttattcaaataaggaaattatatCCACTATTTTCAAAGGTATTTCTTTTGTACTCACCATAGATGAGTATAcaacttttccatcttttttggtAGAGTTCTTTCAGGAAACAATGATGTGGGCAAATGAAGATTTTTCTTCTGTCATGTGGTaattaaaatcaatttcattttgcCTCCGTAGTATAAGCGGAGGCAAGACTATGAAAAACATTGTGGGACACTGGTCTAGAAGAACATTGGGAATGCTACTCTAACTCATTATATCCATCTGTCTTGAcagaaaatttttttcccagtttatgTGGAAGAGTGGAAAGGTGGAGAGAGAAGTAGTGATAAGGAGAGGCTCCTGTGACTCTTGCATGCCTATAAGTGGTTTCTGGCAGTATGCAAAAAGTAGTGAGTTGCTAATTGCAGGAAGATGGAAGCTTATACTAACCTGGAAAGCTATGGCTTGGCTAAGGCTATCAAGAGCAGGGTCTTCTCCTTCATCTTCACTTTCTTCCACTTCTTCActgaaatatacacatatacatacacatgcacacatgtgtatttattacatatattatacacatgtatatattatatatagatatctctctgtatatatatttctatatcttcctctctctcaaaTCAGAACATTTCTGACCCATAGTAGGTATATGTTAGGCAATGTAATATCTTATTCTCAGAGTAGAATGATATACATACATTTCTTCTTccagttcaataattttctttctttttttcttttctttcttttttggtggttCACGTTCTCCAAGCACATTTTTAGGACAAGCATAACTTAGGTGACCTGTTTCCTttgttatgtttttattatttgaggaaaaaaaaaagacattaaaagtATTGCATTGGtgagcaggaatttttttttttttgtggtttttaagAACAATGTGTtgttgggatttaaaaaaaaatacagaagccACGTCAGAACAAGCACAAGATTACTACGACACCAGTAATATACCTTATCTCttcattaaaaaagcaaaataaaacaaaaactaaaaactgGAATGACAGagcttaaattttcttttcatattataTGAAACTTTTTCTACAAATCAAAGATTTTTCAAATTGGAATGGACCTCAGTAACCAATTAGTCCAATCcaaagaaggaggggaaaaggaatccCTACTATAATATACTGGACAAGTAGTCATCAAGATTTTAgttgaagacctctaatgaggCAGAACCCACAGCTAAGGCAACCCATGCTACTTCTAGATAGCTCGTTTAGGAAACTTTCCTAACACAAAGCctttatttgcttctttgcaacttctgcaCATTGCctttagttctgctctctgggaccaaacagaaaaaGTTCAAACACTTGAACATAGCCATCACACCTCCTTTGAGTTTTCTCTTCCATTGGCTTAGAATCTCTATTTCCTTAAACTGAACTCCATATGGCATGGACTCAAAGACCTTCAACATCTTGGTCACCTTCTTCTTGTTACTTTCCGGCTTATcaatatcaattattattaagtaaaatgcataatactccagatgtggacTGATTAGGGATGAATATAGGAAAACTATCATCTGTTTATTCTGTAATGCGATGCCTCTTTCAATATTACAGCCCCAAATTTAATTAGCTTCCTTTGGCTACCTCATTATATAGCTAAATCATATCAAGCTGATAGATTAATAATTGTCAGATCTTTCTCATAACAAACTGCTGTCCAACTATGCCTTCTCCATCTTTCatttgttgattttttgaacccaatgGCATGCAAAACTTTATTTctactgaatttcattttattaaattaatccCAAACTCTAGCtattcaagatctttttggatactGACTCTTTCACAGTGTTAGCTATCCTCATTTTTGTGTCTTCCACAGATGAGTATAACATCTGTGTCTTTACCTGAATcactgataaaattaaaaaaaaattttttttaaaaagaaaagagccaaGAGCAGATCCCTGGAATACTCCATTGGAGACCAAATTGATATTGAATAATCATTTGATAGTCATTAATGAGTATTCTTTGAGTCCAATCATTCAAACAATAGTAAATTTATGTAAATGTGTCACTGCCTAGTCCACACTCTCCAGCTTTTCAACAGGAAtagtatattttattaaatactttactAAAATCTAAAGTATGTATACAAAATTTCCTTCATCTACAATTTGAATAAGACTGTTAAATTACTTTACATAttaatttacaaattttaaaCACTAAAAAAAGTTTCTTGCCTCATAAGGAACTTAAATTTCAAGATTCAGAGACTGAAATTCTccaatagatctgtgatctcattgatgtcgGTACTCTAATGATGCATAATGCATTATAGCTATGCCTGAATATGCCATGTGATTCTTGAAACTCTACTATGTTAAAAATAACTCAAATGTAAATGGATACAAAACAACCTGTCAGCAGTCtgaaattattgtgacattttgttatatgaatatataatcacaaaacaaaaccatCTCAATAAAGGAACACTTCGTTGTCtttgagttatttcagtcatgtctgactctccatgatacTGTTTcaggttttctcggcaaagatattggagtggtttgccacttccttctccagctcattttccagatgaggaaactaaggcatacagggttaagtgatttgcccagggtcacacaactagtaagtatctgaggccagatttgaacttaggtcttagaTCTCAGATTTGACTCCtggtctggcactctgtccactgccctaagcacctagctgccctaagaaaCAGTTAGCAGTTCTATAACATTTAAGTTAGTTATGggagaaatattaaaaactaCCACTGAGAAATCAAATTCTACGGTCCTCTTTTGAATACTGCTTACTTTTTCTGAAACAAAATTTGGCTCCTTCTAATAATTAAAGTAGACCAGATTCTACTTACTTCAGTTTTTCAAGGATCTGTGGTTTTACTGTGATTCATCTGTAATTTCACCAAGGTATATGGCACTGAATGCTTTGTAAGCTGCTGATTGAAAACGTCTATCATTTCACAGACAAATCTCAGGTGATAAGTCTTTGAACTTAGGCTGGCCCTCAGATGACAGAGAGACCACTGTAAAGTCCATACACTGAAAGTTTTCATAGCACAGTCATTAGTTGGACTTTGCTAGCATTTCTTTGAGAATACAGGGTTACTTCAACACTTTCTGATGAGGTAGGTACCAGGCCCTCGCCTTTAGTAGAGATGATAGTATAACTTGCAAttactattttaaatatttttccttaaatcaaaAAAGGTTAAATTGTGATATAGACTATCCTAACTTACTACATTCCATACTTCATTattacattttatagttgagctTGTGTTTGTTGATATGTCCCTCATAACATAAAAGGTGAAAACTTAAACTTATCTGGGATGCAAAGATTACAAATACACAGAACAATTAGAGAAACACTGATACTAATTTAGCCAATAAGCTCTATGACAAAAAGAATTATCTAAAAGCATGGTGCTGTTTATAGACCTTGAATTATGGGGTTTTAAAAAATTGGTGAAAAAGAGATATATTTACAGGTTTCAGAACCTGAAGTAATACCACTCCCAAATGCCTAAGGCCTATTCTTGCATCCACTTCTACTGATGATAAAACTGGAGCAGGGAAAGAGAGGATGTAtcacagaaatttattttctatacCATTTCAGTTATACTCAGTCATTTCCTTTATTCCTAATTTCAGTTACACCTATGGATACTTCGATTGAATCTATTATATAGTCATCTGGTTAAAACAAGAAGGGAATGAGGCCTTAAGGGTCCATTAAACCATACTTGAGAACAAgggctgttttttgcttttctttgtctccctactgcttagtacagtgcctggcacaaagcagttGCTTAAATTCTTTTCGACAAGCTTGCTGTTGTTTGTTGACTTATGAACTATATGAAATTTTGTTCTGTGGTCCCAATATACTTTTCTTAATTTCATGAAACTGCTTTGCAAATGTTTAGAGTTGGTTACAATGAGAACTAGGGAAGTAAACATGtatgacttggaaaaaaaaaacaatatcagaaaaacaaaacatataaccTAGTTACAGAAGGTAGTTTGAGACagtataatttaattttatgctGCATTTTGGAGGATTCTTAGTACATGAAGAATAATGATACAGCCACCGAAAACATATCTCTATTAGATAAAATATTCTGCAATTTTTCTGTAAATTACTTCTGTAAGAAGTAATTTGAACTCCACCAAGTCCTACTCCTATGCCTCTTTATGGAACTGAGGTGACCTAGCTAGTCAGAGATCACAAGCACTAGTAGGTTCTACCATTCTAGAAAGGTTTCAAGTATGATCTGAGAAAGAGATTGTGTCTTCAGTGTGCGGATTAACCTAGAGAAGGTCATAATCAGTAGGCTGGCCACTCAAAGATGATTTCTTTAGCTATGGAaactcatggggaaaaaaaaaaaaagaaaaacatatatgGTCCCAGTCCTTCTGCTCTGTAGAGGCAATGGGAAAGTGCTAAAAAAAAGGGTGCTTGGGAATCACAGTTTCAAGACCATTAAACAAATCTTAATCTGATTTTTGGTATTCTAAATGTAAGAACCTTGTTTAAAGGCCAATGCATGGACAAACTACTGGAGGAACtgatttatattaattttaactTTATTGCTATAAATCAAATcagaagaaacagagaggcaCAGAAATTGGTAGACATACACAGAATCTAAGAAAAACTCTGTAAATGAAATGAACATATTCTTTGATATTGGGTGACCTCACTGTAAAAATAGCAATAGATAAAGAATggtaagaaatatatatatatatataatgtatgtatacatacataaatgtgcaTCAGAaataaggagtgagagaggacaAAAACTTGTAAACAATACAGAAAACACACCTATACATCATGAATACTTTTCTCAGGAAAAGAATAGGAAGGTTTTGGTCATGGCAAACACTGAATgaccaccaaaaataaaaaaagcttaTATGTTTATAGGTAGGAAATTGACTCAATACAATCAGACTATTAATGTCAAAAGTAAAGATCAAAATTAGTGCAAAGTtagatgaaagaataaaaatcagaaaaagatatggcatatatatgttatatatgtatatatgtatacatatatatggcaaCTCAATCCTGAAGAGTCAAACAACTTATTGATAGTTTAAAATATGGGCAATGGATGAAAAAAGAGGACATAGAACAAttatgatatttatttatttattatgatatattatttatttttaattaatttttagtttccaacattcacttccagaagattttgaATATAATACTTTTATATGGAAGTTTAAGTGATAATCAATTGCTAAATTAAGGAAACCTTTAAAATCTAAAATACTGCCTTAGTCAGCAAACACAAGTTATGTGCCAAACCAAAAATCTTATGAACTAGGATCTCCAAAGACATTATGAATAGAAACACCCCATAAGACAGGGGAAAgcagtagaggggaaaaaaattttaaagaaagtttggcaAGAGATCCAGCAAAGCAGATTCACCTTAAAGAcataacagagaaggaaaatagaaaagatctgcaaagatttttataacaaatttttCACCATCAAGGAGAGTGAAGCTACTATGCTTGGATTCTAATATCACAGTGCTGCATATCTTACAGAAGTGTTACATAAAAGTGAACAAATACGGAAAAAGAAGTATACATTGTAGACATGATGGGGTAACATAATAGTGAGGTTGAGAGACTGATTCACATGGTATCTCACATGAAGGAGAATAAAATACTAAAGACACGGAAAAATCTCAGATctaattaacaaaattaataaaaaggagatggagaaatcCACAACTACTAACCtataattctttctttgtatctacataAAGTTTTTATGAGAATCATTTAAACACATACTGAAAGCATCCTTGAAAAGGATATACTTAAAGATCAGGAATAATTTTGCAACAGTAGACCACTATTTACCATCATACAACTGactgaaaaatataaagaatacaaGATCCTTCTATATCTTATTCACTGACTCCAAAAAAGAGCACACTTGATTTAGCAGAGCACAACACTACTGGTGTCTCCTATCCACATATCTAAATTATTCAAAGGGCTgataggtggaacagtggatagagtgttgggcttggagtcaagaagactcatcttcatgagctcaaatctggcttcagacatttaacctgtaaaatgagctggagaaggaaatggcaagccactctcactatctttgccaagaaaaccccaaatgggtcacaaagagtcagacataactgaaaatgactgaacagcaaattATTCAAAATTTCTTGGGTGATGACGTTGGTTGACAACTCTCCTTCACAAAATATCAAGAGAGGCAAGGAATGGGAAGACCTTTCTAGCTACTCCCCTACTGTCATAGAGGAAACATAGTGCTAAGTCCAAGGCGAAAAGGGATTCCTTGTGAATAGTGGGGTCCTTTATTTGTTTCTGTCTGCAGATAAAATGGTCCTAGTTACATCAAATCCTAGAATGCTGCAGAGTCTCATGAAAGAGTTCTGTATTCATTCAGAAGAGTGTGGCTTAACCATCtacaaaaggaaaagcaatgagGAATGCCTATGCTCCAGATTATGGACTGCAGTTAGGAGAACAAGCTTTATCGCTTGTCCATCAGTTTATATATCTGAGACAGTCAatacaaatggacaatgagttgaGGAAATCATATTTAAACAGAGGAGAAGGTTGTATTTCTTTCAGGAAACTATAAAGCTTCTTTAATTGTCCCAAATTTTTTCTTGAAACaaagtcttctctttttaatACCTACCAGTCTTGCAGAATGTTTGCAAGTCATGGGAAGGTATAATCTCTAAAGAATCAAAAATGGGCATCACAGAGAGTACAATAGAGTCATATGGTAGGTGTGAATAGgcagaaacatttaacaaatcaGAAACTATTTAACTACTAAACTATTTCTCagcaagtaaaaaactatttaacTATTTAAACTATTATTTAAGAAATAAGAAACTTTAAAGAAGAGGATGTTATCAGGGAATGGTTttaggggagaagaagaaggattgGTCAAGGATAAGTATGATTATTCTTGCAATTtcaggagaaattgaggaaggccCCCACCCTCATAGGTAAATCCACTGTGGCAAACTTATGGGAGAATATGCACAAAAATTGCAGAGGACAAGAAGGAACAGATGGGTTGTGAAATGCATTATTGGAAAGAATATATAAACTGATGAGTTCATAGATCCACTTGAACACCCaagtaatttttcattttatatttactcaAACCTTGACTATGTAGTCCAAGTTAAAGGAAATTAACTTGATAACTGGCATATATTACAGAACTGAAAATccgggaaaagaaaaaattacatctgAACACGGTAAATTCCTCTCAGGGTTGCTTTAAATACTCAGACTCTTCACATACATACTCCTTACATCATAGTTTTGTGAACCAGAGTACTAGAAAACTACCATTAATGAAAGATGGATGTAAAACATGCtgaataatgtaaagaaaattttgtaAAGTTTTTTACTTACTCCACATTCATAACACCTAGATTTATCAAAGTAGTTGCGTCTTCGGATGAACTCAGCAGCTCTTCCATTGTCAATAGCAATGCTTGCTTTTATCACTCTTCCAAATAACTAAAccaagggggaaaataaaacaaaatgtaaattttACAAATCAgagaattccattttttccccaaacctcCAATGTGATTtctttaaaagttaattttagtTACTTCAAAATAGGGATGCCTGTTTACCTGAAGTAAGTGCTACTAAGCAATGGGCCTCCTACCTTCACTCTCTTTTtagttctctttttattttggaaagGTGAAGGCCAATGAAGCTCTGtagctttctcatttcttacataTTTTCCCAATCAACCTACTGAATtcttttgaactttattttcatcttttatccccctttattctttGAGTGGGTGGTCAGACAGGCAAGGTCTTTATGCTGCCTAACTGACTGGCCTACCTGCTTATTGTTTAGTGTCCTCGAACAGTTTTGTGCTGATTCTTtatccaaaaacaaaataaatgcaacacCTTTACTCTTCCTGGTATCTTTGTCTTTCATAATAGTAACtctgaaaagaaatataaaaaagtattGAGAAACCAAAATAAGTATAAGCA
It includes:
- the ZCRB1 gene encoding zinc finger CCHC-type and RNA-binding motif-containing protein 1 isoform X3, which gives rise to MTYTGVTIMKDKDTRKSKGVAFILFLDKESAQNCSRTLNNKQLFGRVIKASIAIDNGRAAEFIRRRNYFDKSRCYECGETGHLSYACPKNVLGEREPPKKKEKKKRKKIIELEEEIEEVEESEDEGEDPALDSLSQAIAFQQAKIEEDQQRWKPSAGEPSTSDDSRRPRIKKSAYFSDEEELSD
- the ZCRB1 gene encoding zinc finger CCHC-type and RNA-binding motif-containing protein 1 isoform X2, coding for MSDFYNRLFSELEARTVLAKLRVTIMKDKDTRKSKGVAFILFLDKESAQNCSRTLNNKQLFGRVIKASIAIDNGRAAEFIRRRNYFDKSRCYECGETGHLSYACPKNVLGEREPPKKKEKKKRKKIIELEEEIEEVEESEDEGEDPALDSLSQAIAFQQAKIEEDQQRWKPSAGEPSTSDDSRRPRIKKSAYFSDEEELSD
- the ZCRB1 gene encoding zinc finger CCHC-type and RNA-binding motif-containing protein 1 isoform X1: MSGGLAPSKSTVYVSNLPFSLTNNDLYRIFSKYGKVVKVTIMKDKDTRKSKGVAFILFLDKESAQNCSRTLNNKQLFGRVIKASIAIDNGRAAEFIRRRNYFDKSRCYECGETGHLSYACPKNVLGEREPPKKKEKKKRKKIIELEEEIEEVEESEDEGEDPALDSLSQAIAFQQAKIEEDQQRWKPSAGEPSTSDDSRRPRIKKSAYFSDEEELSD